The Rhineura floridana isolate rRhiFlo1 chromosome 15, rRhiFlo1.hap2, whole genome shotgun sequence genome window below encodes:
- the GPN2 gene encoding GPN-loop GTPase 2 → MSKIHKQSSVAFGQAVIGPPGSGKTTYCLGMQEFLSAIGRKVAVVNLDPANEGIPYQCAVDISELITLADVMENLKLGPNGGLIYCMEYLEANFDWLQEKLAQFKGHYFLFDCPGQVELCTHHSSLRNIFAQLAKWNFRLAAVHLVDSHYCTDPGKFISVLCTSLSTMLHVELPHVNVLSKMDLIEQYGKLAFNLDYYTEVLDLSYLVDHLATDPFFKNYRRLNKKLVEVIEDYSLVSFVPLNVQDKESMQRVMQAVDKANGYCFGDLEHRSLEALMSVAVGADFHFTSTLAVQEKYVQPQEKTVEQEATDI, encoded by the exons ATGTCAAAAATCCACAAGCAGTCTTCGGTAGCCTTTGGCCAGGCAGTGATTGGGCCTCCCGGCTCAGGGAAAACAACTTATTGTCTTGGCATGCAGGAATTCCTTTCTGCAATTGGGCGCAAAGTTGCTGTGGTGAACCTGGACCCGGCCAATGAAGGCATTCCTTACCAATGTGCTGTGGATATCTCAGAACTGATCACCTTGGCTGATGTGATGGAGAACTTGAAACTGGGACCCAACGGTGGCTTGATTTATTGCATGGAGTATTTGGAGGCAAATTTTGACTGGCTGCAGGAGAAACTGGCCCAATTTAAGGGACATTACTTCTTATTTGACTGCCCGGGACAAGTGGAGCTCTGCACACACCATAGTTCACTGAGAAACATCTTTGCTCAGCTTGCTAAGTGGAACTTCAGG TTGGCTGCTGTTCATTTGGTGGATTCTCATTACTGCACAGACCCTGGCAAGTTCATCTCTGTTCTCTGCACGTCCCTCTCCACCATGTTGCACGTAGAACTGCCCCACGTCAACGTCCTCTCCAAAATGGACCTCATCGAGCAGTATGGGAAACTGG CCTTCAATCTTGATTATTACACAGAAGTTCTCGATCTGTCTTATCTAGTGGATCACCTGGCTACAGATCCTTTCTTCAAGAACTACCGTCGCTTGAACAAGAAGCTTGTGGAAGTGATTGAAGACTACAGCTTGGTTTCCTTTGTTCCTCTCAATGTCCAG GATAAAGAGAGCATGCAGCGCGTCATGCAGGCAGTGGACAAAGCCAACGGCTACTGCTTTGGAGACTTGGAGCACAGAAGCCTCGAAGCCCTGATGTCAGTAGCAGTGGGAGCTGATTTCCACTTCACATC CACATTAGCAGTCCAGGAGAAGTATGTGCAGCCACAGGAGAAGACCGTGGAGCAGGAAGCCACGGACATATGA